A genomic region of Mesorhizobium sp. NZP2077 contains the following coding sequences:
- a CDS encoding RNA methyltransferase — MDPIRIDDPRDPRVAAYLDIRERDLAGRQGRFVAEGKVVLDLLLSSSRFGADSVLVLENRLSGLNDILHKAPADLPVYVVTTTVMDAIAGFHMHRGILAIGRKETPLAAGPLLDALPDRALVVVLVGIANHDNMGSIFRNAAAFGADAVLMDASCCDPLYRKAIRVSVGAALKIPFASFPDTSGFTATLAERGFEQFALSPGGQTAIRDAKPSRRMALYLGTEGEGLPKNLLARLQTVRITMSKGFDSLNVAAASAIALHHFSPS, encoded by the coding sequence ATGGACCCAATTCGCATCGACGACCCGCGGGATCCACGCGTCGCAGCCTATCTCGACATCCGCGAACGTGATCTCGCCGGCCGGCAAGGCCGTTTCGTCGCCGAAGGCAAGGTGGTGCTCGATCTGCTTCTGTCGTCCAGCCGCTTTGGCGCCGACTCCGTTCTTGTCCTGGAAAACCGGCTCAGCGGTCTGAACGACATCTTGCACAAGGCGCCCGCGGACCTGCCGGTCTACGTCGTCACCACAACGGTGATGGACGCGATCGCCGGCTTCCACATGCATCGCGGCATCCTGGCCATCGGCCGCAAGGAGACACCGCTCGCGGCCGGGCCATTGCTGGATGCCTTGCCCGACCGAGCCCTGGTGGTGGTGCTCGTCGGCATCGCCAACCACGACAATATGGGATCGATCTTTCGCAATGCCGCCGCTTTCGGCGCCGACGCGGTGCTGATGGACGCCTCATGCTGCGATCCGCTGTACCGCAAGGCGATCCGCGTTTCGGTCGGCGCCGCGCTCAAGATTCCGTTTGCGTCCTTCCCCGACACATCGGGCTTTACGGCGACGCTCGCCGAACGCGGCTTTGAGCAGTTCGCCCTGTCGCCGGGCGGACAAACCGCCATACGCGATGCAAAGCCCTCCAGGCGCATGGCGCTCTATCTCGGCACCGAGGGAGAAGGCCTGCCCAAAAATCTGCTCGCGCGCCTGCAAACCGTGCGGATCACCATGTCGAAAGGCTTCGACAGCCTGAACGTCGCCGCAGCGTCAGCTATTGCCCTGCACCATTTTTCGCCCAGTTAA
- a CDS encoding metalloregulator ArsR/SmtB family transcription factor, whose amino-acid sequence MVSTKLTANAESAAEFLMLMGNEKRLLIMSYLIDGEMSVGAIAEKVMLSQSALSQHLAKLRALDLVDTRRDRQMIYYSCKSDAVRELLVVLDGIFGTGKEDLSQMAHRLRRAGT is encoded by the coding sequence ATGGTCTCGACAAAGCTAACCGCCAACGCCGAATCGGCCGCCGAATTTTTGATGCTGATGGGCAACGAAAAACGCCTGTTGATCATGAGCTACTTGATCGACGGTGAAATGTCGGTCGGCGCCATCGCCGAAAAGGTGATGCTAAGCCAATCCGCCCTCTCGCAGCATCTGGCCAAGTTGCGGGCGCTCGACCTCGTGGACACCCGCCGCGACCGTCAGATGATCTACTACTCCTGCAAATCCGATGCGGTGCGCGAGCTCCTTGTCGTGCTGGATGGTATTTTCGGCACCGGCAAGGAGGACCTGTCCCAGATGGCACACAGATTGCGCCGCGCCGGGACTTGA
- a CDS encoding HugZ family protein: protein MDDRKKDVIRETDAEAIRLAKTLLRSARFGALAVLEPQTGSPLASRVGVATDIDGTPLILVSMLSAHTPAMLADPRCSLLLGEPGKGDPLAHPRLTLTCRASRLERGAEAHARAERRYLNRNPKASLYAGLGDFSIFRLEPQRASLNGGFGKAYLLDRSDLVTVGPIVEELAASEQSAVEHMNADHLDAIAVYAHHFAGASGDGWSIVGLDADGMDLVSRDNVCRVFFPQPLASSRELRPALVEMARGGRAAGQENNQT, encoded by the coding sequence GTGGACGATCGAAAGAAGGACGTGATCCGCGAGACCGACGCCGAGGCGATACGGTTGGCGAAGACACTTCTGCGCAGCGCCCGCTTCGGCGCCCTTGCGGTGCTGGAACCGCAGACCGGGTCGCCGCTGGCAAGCCGGGTCGGCGTTGCCACCGACATCGACGGTACGCCGCTGATCCTGGTCTCGATGCTGTCTGCGCACACGCCTGCCATGCTTGCCGATCCACGCTGTTCCCTGCTGCTTGGCGAGCCCGGCAAGGGCGACCCGCTGGCGCATCCGCGCCTGACGTTGACCTGCCGGGCATCACGGCTCGAGCGTGGCGCGGAGGCACATGCTCGCGCCGAGCGCCGCTATCTCAACCGCAACCCAAAGGCGAGCCTCTATGCCGGGCTCGGCGACTTCTCGATCTTTCGCCTCGAGCCGCAGCGCGCAAGCCTCAATGGCGGCTTCGGCAAGGCCTATCTGCTCGATCGCTCCGATCTCGTCACCGTCGGCCCCATCGTCGAAGAGCTTGCGGCGAGCGAACAATCCGCCGTCGAGCACATGAACGCGGACCATCTCGATGCGATCGCCGTGTATGCGCATCATTTTGCCGGGGCATCCGGCGACGGCTGGAGCATCGTCGGTTTGGACGCCGATGGCATGGATCTGGTGTCGAGAGACAATGTTTGCCGGGTATTCTTCCCGCAACCCCTGGCATCATCTCGGGAATTGAGACCCGCCCTGGTTGAAATGGCCAGGGGCGGCAGGGCTGCCGGGCAGGAAAACAACCAAACTTAA
- a CDS encoding 3-hydroxyacyl-CoA dehydrogenase, translating to MNPNGQIAIVTGGGSGLGEATARALAAKGARVAIFDVGIDRAAKVAAEIGGIAVQCDVSSADSGAAAVAETASKLGEPRILVNCAGIAIGVKTIGKDGPHPLDQYRKVIEVNLIGTFNMIRLVADRAAKLEPLQGGERGVIVNTASVAAYDGQIGQAAYSASKGGVVGMTLPVARDLARSGIRVCTIAPGIFKTPMMAGMPQDVQDSLGAAVPFPSRLGEPSEYAALALHIIENQMLNGETIRLDGAIRMAPK from the coding sequence ATGAATCCGAACGGCCAGATCGCGATCGTCACCGGCGGCGGCTCCGGTCTTGGCGAGGCTACGGCGCGCGCGCTTGCCGCCAAGGGTGCTCGCGTCGCCATATTCGATGTCGGCATCGATCGCGCCGCCAAGGTCGCGGCCGAGATCGGCGGGATTGCCGTGCAATGCGACGTCAGCAGCGCCGATAGTGGTGCCGCAGCCGTCGCCGAGACGGCGAGCAAGCTGGGCGAACCGCGCATCCTGGTCAATTGCGCCGGCATCGCCATTGGCGTGAAGACGATCGGCAAGGATGGGCCGCATCCACTCGACCAGTACCGCAAGGTGATCGAGGTCAACCTGATCGGCACCTTCAACATGATCCGCCTCGTCGCCGATCGCGCGGCGAAGCTCGAGCCGCTGCAGGGCGGCGAGCGTGGCGTCATCGTCAACACCGCTTCGGTCGCCGCCTATGACGGCCAGATCGGCCAGGCCGCCTACTCCGCCTCCAAGGGCGGTGTCGTCGGCATGACATTGCCGGTGGCGCGCGACCTTGCCCGTTCCGGCATCCGCGTCTGCACCATCGCACCCGGTATCTTCAAGACGCCGATGATGGCCGGCATGCCGCAGGACGTGCAGGATTCGCTGGGCGCCGCCGTACCCTTCCCGTCGCGCCTCGGCGAACCATCCGAATATGCCGCACTTGCCCTGCACATCATCGAAAACCAGATGCTGAACGGCGAGACCATCCGCCTCGACGGCGCCATCCGCATGGCGCCGAAGTAA
- a CDS encoding N-acetyltransferase, with protein MSLADVKYLPETPAHDIQIEAINDEAFGPGRFVLAAYKIREAGGHERALSFVAVDGDLVVASVRMTRIAAGAGRALMLGPLAVRPAFKNLGIGRRLVAIALEAAARAGAPAVILVGDEPYYGPLGFRRIPRGQISMPRPVDLDRLLSHEITPGAVARLTGEVGHASQARIAEHV; from the coding sequence ATGAGCCTTGCCGACGTGAAATACCTGCCGGAAACCCCGGCGCACGACATCCAGATCGAAGCCATCAACGACGAAGCCTTCGGGCCCGGCCGTTTCGTGCTGGCCGCCTACAAGATCCGCGAAGCCGGCGGCCACGAGCGCGCGCTGTCCTTTGTCGCGGTCGACGGCGACCTCGTCGTCGCCTCGGTGCGCATGACCCGCATCGCCGCCGGCGCCGGCCGCGCGCTGATGCTCGGGCCGCTCGCCGTGCGGCCAGCCTTCAAGAACCTGGGCATCGGCCGCCGGCTGGTGGCGATCGCGTTGGAGGCGGCGGCCAGGGCCGGCGCGCCAGCCGTCATACTGGTCGGCGACGAGCCCTATTACGGCCCGCTCGGCTTCAGGCGCATCCCGCGCGGCCAGATCTCGATGCCGCGCCCCGTCGATCTCGACCGCCTTTTGTCGCACGAGATCACGCCGGGCGCGGTCGCCAGGCTCACCGGCGAGGTCGGCCACGCCAGCCAGGCCAGGATCGCCGAGCACGTCTAG
- a CDS encoding glutathione S-transferase family protein: MGLLVEGRWQDRWYDTADNGGRFVRTQSQWRDWITVDGQPAEGRTRGFKAEPGRYHLYVSLACPWAHRTLIFRALKRLEGVISVSVVHHFMGANGWTFLAQDGATGDSLYGLDFLHQIYAKADPAYSGRVTVPVLWDKKEQTIVSNESSEIIRMLNSAFDAWGDASLDFYPEHLRREIDRINALVYPAVNNGVYRAGFATTQRAYEEAFGELFAALDTLEARLSKQRYLVGDRITEADWRLFTTLVRFDPVYVGHFKCNLRSIADYPHLSNYLRDLYQVPGVAATVNLHHIKAHYYASHETINPTRIVPVGPELDYGAPHDRGRFREAA, translated from the coding sequence ATGGGATTGCTGGTTGAAGGCAGGTGGCAGGATCGCTGGTATGATACGGCGGACAATGGCGGCAGGTTCGTGAGGACGCAGTCGCAATGGCGCGACTGGATCACCGTTGACGGGCAGCCCGCCGAAGGTCGGACGCGCGGCTTCAAGGCCGAGCCCGGGCGCTATCACCTCTATGTCTCGCTCGCCTGTCCGTGGGCACACCGGACGCTGATCTTTCGTGCGCTGAAGAGACTGGAAGGCGTCATCTCCGTCTCGGTCGTGCATCATTTCATGGGCGCCAATGGCTGGACATTCCTGGCGCAGGATGGCGCCACCGGCGACTCGCTTTACGGCCTCGATTTCCTGCACCAGATCTATGCCAAGGCTGATCCCGCCTATTCCGGCCGGGTGACGGTGCCGGTGCTGTGGGACAAGAAAGAGCAGACCATCGTCTCCAACGAGTCTTCCGAAATCATTCGAATGCTCAATTCAGCCTTCGACGCATGGGGCGATGCAAGCCTCGACTTCTATCCCGAGCATTTGCGCCGCGAGATCGACCGTATCAATGCGCTGGTCTATCCGGCGGTCAACAATGGCGTCTATCGCGCCGGCTTTGCCACCACGCAGCGCGCCTATGAAGAGGCGTTCGGCGAATTGTTCGCGGCGCTGGATACGCTGGAGGCTCGACTGTCAAAACAGCGCTATCTCGTCGGCGACCGCATCACCGAGGCCGACTGGCGGCTGTTCACCACGCTGGTGCGCTTCGATCCGGTCTATGTCGGCCATTTCAAATGCAATTTGCGCAGCATCGCCGACTATCCGCACCTGTCGAACTATCTGCGCGACCTCTACCAGGTGCCTGGTGTCGCCGCGACCGTGAACCTGCATCACATCAAGGCGCATTACTACGCCAGCCACGAAACGATCAATCCGACGCGGATAGTGCCGGTAGGGCCGGAACTCGACTATGGGGCGCCGCATGACCGGGGGCGGTTCAGGGAGGCGGCTTGA
- a CDS encoding NUDIX domain-containing protein, translated as MTNDPETAFRQTGWAGLRARLFHLYFVLRRPMTLGVRGLVYDTANNSVFLIRHTYVPGWQLPGGGVEVSETLAEALARELAEEGNIALAAPPVLKSMHFNRRSSRRDHVGFYLIEQFSQTAPKQPDHEIAESGFFPLDRLPRETTPATLRRIAEVFQGLPASPYW; from the coding sequence ATGACGAACGATCCTGAAACCGCTTTCCGCCAGACCGGATGGGCGGGGCTACGGGCCAGGCTGTTTCACCTCTATTTCGTGCTGCGGCGGCCAATGACGCTCGGTGTGCGCGGCCTCGTCTATGACACCGCCAACAATTCCGTTTTCCTCATCCGCCACACCTATGTGCCCGGCTGGCAACTTCCCGGCGGTGGTGTCGAGGTCAGCGAAACGCTGGCCGAAGCACTGGCACGGGAACTCGCCGAAGAGGGCAACATAGCGCTTGCAGCACCGCCGGTGTTGAAATCGATGCATTTCAACCGCCGCTCCAGCCGGCGCGACCATGTCGGCTTCTACCTCATCGAGCAGTTCAGCCAGACGGCGCCGAAGCAGCCGGACCACGAGATCGCCGAGAGCGGCTTCTTCCCGCTGGATCGCTTGCCTAGGGAGACGACGCCGGCGACGCTGCGGCGGATCGCCGAGGTTTTTCAGGGCCTTCCCGCATCGCCATACTGGTAA
- a CDS encoding metallophosphoesterase, with the protein MFRLAHISDVHLGPLPDVSYRDLASKRVLGYVNWQRNRRRHMHDAVIDAITADIKVQNPDHLAVTGDLVNLALDGEIEMAKHWLETLGPPHDVSVVPGNHDAYVPGAFDKVCRSWAAWMSGDGVNTPVDRNAFPYLRVRGNVALIGVSTARATAPFMANGFFMEGQAERLGKILRDTGGEGLFRAIMIHHPPVRGAVSQHKRLFGISRFHKIIRRHGAELVLHGHSHLPSLFQIGARGAKVPVVGVAAAGQAPGGKHPAAQYNLFDIDGEKGNWRIRLTRRGLTGPATPPSDLQILELGVEASMAAS; encoded by the coding sequence ATGTTCAGGCTCGCGCATATTTCCGATGTCCATCTGGGGCCGCTCCCCGATGTATCCTATCGCGATCTCGCCTCCAAGCGCGTGCTCGGCTACGTCAATTGGCAGCGCAACCGCCGCCGCCACATGCATGATGCCGTCATCGACGCCATCACCGCCGACATCAAGGTGCAAAACCCCGACCACCTCGCCGTCACCGGCGATCTGGTCAATCTGGCGCTCGACGGCGAGATCGAGATGGCCAAGCACTGGCTGGAGACGCTGGGGCCGCCGCATGACGTTTCCGTGGTTCCAGGCAATCACGACGCCTATGTGCCCGGTGCCTTCGACAAGGTCTGCCGGTCATGGGCGGCCTGGATGAGCGGCGACGGGGTCAACACGCCGGTCGACCGCAACGCGTTCCCCTATCTGCGCGTGCGCGGCAATGTCGCGCTGATCGGCGTCTCGACGGCGCGCGCCACGGCACCCTTCATGGCCAATGGTTTCTTCATGGAAGGGCAGGCGGAGCGGCTCGGCAAGATCCTGCGCGATACCGGCGGGGAAGGCCTGTTTCGCGCGATCATGATCCATCATCCGCCGGTGCGCGGCGCGGTCTCGCAGCACAAGCGGCTGTTCGGGATATCACGCTTTCACAAGATCATCCGCCGCCATGGCGCCGAGCTTGTCCTGCACGGTCATTCGCATCTGCCGTCGCTGTTCCAGATAGGGGCTCGCGGTGCCAAGGTTCCGGTGGTCGGTGTCGCCGCCGCCGGCCAGGCGCCGGGCGGCAAGCATCCTGCGGCGCAGTACAATCTGTTCGACATCGACGGCGAAAAGGGCAATTGGCGGATCCGCCTGACGCGGCGCGGGCTGACCGGACCGGCAACACCGCCTTCGGATCTGCAAATCCTGGAACTGGGCGTGGAGGCTTCTATGGCCGCAAGCTGA
- a CDS encoding alpha/beta fold hydrolase yields the protein MISSLHAVEQGSGSKTIVLLHGFGGCHDVWHEVISCLSPSTRTLAYDLPGHGLSFGFPDAGPAKVAARAILADLSARKLKRIHLVGHSMGGAVAMLMALAEPDKVASLTLLAPGGLGPEINGPLLRRYAGARGSSAIRDCLVAMFSPHNQPPERIVDILCEMRGRPGQVQKLSEIAAAMTAGDRQGVIPRDRLDGLNMPVMVVWGADDVVLPSTQADDLPAHFHVHHVLEAGHMLAEEAPDLVADIVRRNMNRRARPHRPNLAATG from the coding sequence ATGATTTCATCGCTTCATGCCGTCGAACAAGGATCTGGTTCGAAGACCATCGTCCTGCTGCATGGTTTCGGCGGTTGCCATGATGTCTGGCACGAGGTGATCTCTTGCCTGTCGCCTTCCACGCGCACGCTCGCCTATGATCTGCCGGGCCACGGCCTGTCGTTCGGTTTCCCGGACGCTGGTCCAGCCAAGGTAGCCGCCAGGGCGATTCTCGCCGATCTGTCGGCGCGAAAACTGAAGCGCATTCATCTTGTCGGCCATTCAATGGGCGGCGCAGTGGCGATGTTGATGGCGTTGGCCGAGCCCGACAAAGTGGCCTCGCTGACGCTTCTGGCCCCAGGGGGGCTTGGCCCCGAGATCAATGGCCCGCTGCTGCGCCGCTACGCCGGCGCACGGGGTTCGTCCGCGATTCGGGACTGCCTTGTCGCCATGTTCAGCCCTCACAACCAGCCCCCGGAACGCATCGTCGATATACTTTGTGAGATGCGTGGGCGGCCCGGCCAGGTGCAAAAACTCTCTGAAATCGCAGCCGCCATGACCGCTGGTGATCGGCAAGGCGTTATCCCGCGTGACCGTCTCGACGGGCTTAACATGCCTGTCATGGTGGTGTGGGGCGCCGACGATGTGGTGCTGCCCTCCACCCAGGCGGATGACCTGCCTGCGCATTTTCATGTGCATCATGTGCTGGAGGCCGGCCACATGCTTGCCGAGGAAGCGCCCGATCTCGTTGCCGACATCGTTCGCCGCAACATGAACCGCCGTGCCAGGCCGCATCGTCCGAATTTGGCAGCGACTGGCTGA